The Capra hircus breed San Clemente chromosome 25, ASM170441v1, whole genome shotgun sequence genome has a window encoding:
- the NUPR1 gene encoding nuclear protein 1: protein MTTFPTAASPSRQPPGPEDEDVILDEYDLYSLAHSSPGVGGRKGRSKREAAINTNRHSPGGHERKLVTKLQNTERKKRGARP from the exons ATGACCACCTTCCCAACAGCAGCCAGCCCGTCCAGGCAGCCCCCAGGCCCAGAGGATGAAGATGTCATCCTAGACGAGTACGACCTCTACAGCCTGGCTCATTCTTCCCCGG GAGTGGGAGGCCGGAAAGGTCGCAGCAAGAGAGAAGCTGCCATCAACACCAACCGCCACAGCCCTGGTGGGCACGAGAGGAAGCTGGTGACCAAGCTTCAGAACACGGAGCGGAAAAAGCGAGGGGCACGGCCCTGA